From the genome of Carassius gibelio isolate Cgi1373 ecotype wild population from Czech Republic chromosome A16, carGib1.2-hapl.c, whole genome shotgun sequence, one region includes:
- the LOC128030583 gene encoding cell division control protein 42 homolog translates to MQTIKCVVVGDGAVGKTCLLISYTTNKFPSEYVPTVFDNYAVTVMIGGEPYTLGLFDTAGQEDYDRLRPLSYPQTDVFLVCFSVVSPSSFENVKEKWVPEISHHCPRTPFLLVGTQVDLRDDSNTVEKLAKNKQRPISPESGEKLAKDLRAVKFVECSALTQRGLKNVFDEAILAALEPPETKPKKRCVLL, encoded by the exons ATGCAAACCATAAAGTGTGTGGTGGTTGGAGATGGAGCTGTTGGAAAGACCTGCCTCCTCATCTCATACACAACCAACAAATTCCCTTCTGAATATGTTCCCACG GTTTTTGATAACTATGCTGTCACAGTAATGATTGGAGGTGAACCATATACACTGGGTCTTTTTGACACAGCAg GTCAGGAAGACTACGACAGACTCCGGCCACTCAGCTATCCGCAGACAGACGTCTTCCTTGTTTGCTTCTCTGTTGTTTCTCCTTCCTCCTTTGAGAATGTGAAAGAGAAG tgGGTACCAGAAATCTCTCACCACTGTCCACGCACTCCATTCCTTCTGGTGGGTACTCAGGTTGACCTGAGGGATGACAGTAACACTGTGGAAAAACTTGCCAAAAACAAGCAGCGCCCCATATCgcctgagagtggggagaagctGGCCAAAGACCTCAGAGCTGTCAAATTCGTGGAGTGCTCAGCTCTCACACAG AGAGGCCTGAAGAATGTATTCGACGAGGCGATACTCGCTGCCCTTGAACCTCCAGAGACCAAACCCAAGAAGCGATGCGTCCTTTTGTAG
- the LOC128030584 gene encoding protein Wnt-4-like, which yields MNGICPDNPEIEPHTRLDSLTSGDLLTSATCALQQVRLTRVGSHTALIPRDPQVKPPAAQDLVYLTPSPDFCRLDPDNGIHGTARRRCNEPHGWNQMDVNCRE from the exons ATGAATGGGATATGCCCTGACAATCCTGAAATAGAACCTCACACACGTTTAGACTCTCTGACCTCCGGAGACTTGCTGACTTCAGCTACCTGTGCATTACAACAG GTACGGCTGACACGTGTGGGCTCTCACACAGCTCTCATTCCACGGGACCCCCAAGTGAAGCCACCAGCCGCACAGGACCTAGTTTACCTTACTCCTTCACCAGATTTCTGCCGCTTGGATCCAGACAATGGCATTCATGGCACTGCAAGACGACGTTGTAATG AACCTCACGGTTGGAACCAGATGGATGTGAACTGCCGCGAATGA